The following proteins are encoded in a genomic region of Enterocloster clostridioformis:
- a CDS encoding helix-turn-helix domain-containing protein, whose translation MNYKHLGQNIQTVRKLKGMKQQELADAIGINLQSLSKIERGVNYPTFETLEKIMVVLEVAPNEMLSGTWKFASHIEKEVCQFVRGEERLNAELKHGHYDNFFDSEEEWLEYELEQLREYITDYINGKDITASDLYPIKEFVQHLKFQKILDRYDEFYSLDMFGESTEGHKHMNPYVPFGKGKVIVNMNFDDEDE comes from the coding sequence ATGAATTATAAGCATTTGGGACAAAATATACAGACGGTCAGGAAACTAAAAGGGATGAAGCAGCAAGAACTTGCCGACGCTATCGGTATCAACCTACAAAGCCTTTCCAAGATTGAAAGAGGTGTGAATTATCCTACCTTTGAAACACTGGAAAAGATAATGGTTGTGTTAGAAGTCGCACCGAATGAAATGCTGTCAGGTACATGGAAATTTGCTTCTCATATAGAGAAAGAAGTCTGTCAGTTCGTCAGAGGGGAAGAACGATTAAATGCTGAATTGAAACACGGTCATTATGATAACTTCTTTGACAGCGAGGAGGAATGGCTGGAATATGAATTAGAACAGTTAAGGGAGTATATCACGGATTATATCAATGGCAAAGACATCACAGCGTCCGACCTTTACCCAATCAAAGAGTTTGTCCAGCATTTGAAATTTCAGAAGATTTTAGACCGCTATGATGAGTTTTACAGCCTTGATATGTTCGGGGAAAGCACAGAGGGACACAAGCATATGAACCCGTATGTTCCATTCGGCAAAGGCAAGGTTATTGTAAATATGAATTTTGATGATGAAGATGAATAG
- a CDS encoding helix-turn-helix transcriptional regulator, translating into MRKSTRLNDMMIFLSDKSFFNLKDIMQEYGISKSTAIRDIQSLEEIGMPIFSETGRNGRYGILKNRLLSPIIFTVDEMYALYFAMLTLNAYESTPFHLSIEKLKKKFETCLSDELINTINKMEHTLSLEGTKHYNSSPLLKDILEMAVKDTVCCISYKKGEFVSEVQVQFFNISSSFGQWYVTGFNHDRQRVQVFRCDKIIDISESECYIPKPRQELLNRSTNIFKSENATDFEVQILDKGVDLFYKENYPSMELVKYDGQYKIKGFYNVGEERFIADYFLSYGKLIKSIYPEHLKNLVSKRAKELYQYYDNL; encoded by the coding sequence ATGCGTAAATCAACACGATTGAATGACATGATGATTTTTTTAAGTGATAAAAGTTTTTTTAACTTGAAAGATATTATGCAAGAGTACGGAATATCTAAAAGTACAGCAATTCGAGATATACAATCTTTAGAAGAAATCGGTATGCCCATATTTTCGGAAACTGGAAGAAATGGACGTTATGGGATTTTGAAAAATAGACTTCTTTCACCAATTATTTTTACTGTTGATGAAATGTATGCTTTGTATTTTGCTATGCTAACTTTAAACGCCTATGAATCGACTCCTTTTCATTTAAGTATTGAAAAGTTAAAGAAAAAGTTTGAAACTTGCTTGTCTGATGAACTTATTAATACTATTAATAAGATGGAACATACATTAAGCCTTGAGGGGACTAAGCATTATAATAGTAGCCCTTTACTAAAAGATATTTTAGAAATGGCAGTAAAAGATACGGTGTGCTGTATCTCTTATAAAAAAGGCGAATTTGTATCAGAAGTACAAGTGCAGTTTTTTAATATATCTTCATCTTTTGGACAATGGTATGTTACAGGTTTTAATCATGACAGGCAAAGAGTTCAAGTTTTCCGTTGTGATAAAATTATTGATATTTCAGAAAGTGAGTGCTATATACCGAAGCCAAGGCAAGAACTTCTAAATCGTTCGACAAACATATTTAAGTCTGAAAATGCTACAGATTTTGAAGTTCAAATATTAGATAAAGGAGTGGATTTATTTTATAAAGAAAATTATCCCTCAATGGAATTAGTCAAATATGATGGACAATATAAAATAAAAGGATTTTACAACGTAGGGGAAGAAAGATTTATTGCTGATTATTTCCTTTCATATGGAAAATTGATTAAGTCTATCTATCCAGAGCATTTAAAAAACCTTGTATCGAAACGAGCAAAAGAATTGTACCAATATTACGATAATCTATAA
- a CDS encoding pyridoxamine 5'-phosphate oxidase family protein, whose translation MDTLKEFQKMMAEQTDLALATIGTDGIPNVRVVNYYFNPENNIVYFATFKNNDKVKEMKQNQNVAFTTIPKKENEHIKARGTAIKSKKTIFDLADCFCEKIPDYRETIEYGGKSLIVYEIHFETATVTLDLSNSKTLKL comes from the coding sequence ATGGATACACTAAAAGAATTTCAAAAAATGATGGCAGAACAGACTGACCTTGCGTTGGCAACTATCGGAACAGACGGCATTCCAAATGTTAGAGTTGTAAATTATTATTTCAATCCCGAAAATAATATTGTATACTTTGCAACATTTAAAAATAACGACAAAGTAAAAGAAATGAAACAAAATCAGAATGTTGCCTTTACAACAATTCCAAAAAAAGAAAACGAGCATATAAAAGCGAGAGGAACTGCTATCAAGAGTAAAAAAACTATTTTTGATTTGGCAGATTGTTTTTGCGAGAAGATACCTGATTATCGAGAAACAATAGAATATGGTGGGAAATCACTGATAGTATATGAAATACACTTTGAAACAGCAACCGTTACTTTAGATTTATCGAATAGTAAAACTCTCAAGTTGTAA
- a CDS encoding helix-turn-helix domain-containing protein has product MRRKTIDTIPVLSDAMKNILSAFSKSRSLPSGLVKRASIVLLASQGELNQNIAPQAGLHYNNAATWRSRFLAALPALRRIEMDDPERLEDEIRAVLSDKKRPGAPSVFTPDQIMRIIDLACSSPNDFGYEVSQWSLPLLVAEIKKQGIAEQISEKSVSRFLKMR; this is encoded by the coding sequence ATGCGAAGGAAAACAATTGATACTATCCCGGTTTTATCTGATGCCATGAAAAACATATTATCTGCTTTTTCAAAAAGCCGCTCCCTTCCGTCAGGACTGGTCAAAAGAGCCAGCATTGTCCTGCTTGCGTCACAGGGGGAACTCAACCAGAATATTGCACCACAGGCCGGGCTTCATTATAATAATGCTGCCACCTGGCGCAGTCGGTTCCTCGCGGCGCTCCCAGCCTTGCGGAGGATTGAAATGGACGACCCGGAAAGGCTTGAAGATGAGATACGGGCAGTCCTGTCCGATAAAAAACGCCCCGGTGCCCCGTCTGTTTTTACGCCGGACCAGATCATGCGGATCATCGACCTTGCCTGCAGCAGCCCAAATGATTTTGGGTACGAAGTAAGCCAGTGGAGCCTCCCGCTGTTAGTGGCAGAAATTAAAAAGCAGGGAATCGCTGAACAGATTTCTGAGAAATCTGTCAGCCGTTTTTTAAAAATGAGGTAG
- a CDS encoding transposase translates to MVSTDEMTGVQALEHKYPDKLPLPGQCAKMEFEYIRHGTASLIGFFDVATGRMEMPYLNSTHTEDDFVEAVKALAGTDPQTPWTFICDGLNTHKSEALVRYVAEACALGVELGKKGKTGILKSMESRADFLHDPSHRIRFVYTPKHSSWMNQIEIWFGIINRKLLKRKSCLSIEELEASILRFIEQYNLTAHPFKWTYAGIPLVI, encoded by the coding sequence ATTGTTTCCACTGATGAAATGACCGGGGTACAGGCGCTGGAACATAAATATCCTGACAAGCTCCCATTACCCGGCCAGTGCGCCAAAATGGAGTTTGAGTATATCCGCCATGGCACGGCCAGTCTCATCGGGTTCTTTGATGTTGCAACGGGCCGTATGGAAATGCCGTATTTAAACTCCACACACACAGAAGATGATTTTGTGGAAGCCGTGAAAGCATTGGCAGGGACAGACCCGCAAACCCCATGGACATTTATATGCGATGGCCTAAACACCCATAAGTCGGAAGCCCTTGTCCGCTATGTGGCAGAAGCCTGTGCCCTTGGCGTGGAACTGGGCAAAAAAGGGAAAACAGGGATCCTTAAAAGTATGGAAAGCCGGGCGGATTTCCTGCATGACCCTTCCCACCGGATCCGCTTTGTCTATACTCCGAAACACAGTTCCTGGATGAACCAGATTGAGATATGGTTTGGCATCATTAACCGGAAGCTGCTGAAGCGGAAAAGCTGCCTGTCAATAGAAGAACTGGAAGCAAGCATCCTGCGCTTTATTGAACAATACAATCTTACAGCACACCCATTTAAGTGGACATATGCCGGGATACCATTAGTAATTTAA
- a CDS encoding glycoside hydrolase family 88 protein: MEVPNWLDGVFDKLKTKVKQEAERLNDIIPYIPKDGKYRDIDTREGIYMWTNGFWAGILWHLFYETGDCIYADTARKIETRLDGALHGFEGLYHDVGFMFSLSAVADYRITENRQSKIRGLHAATILAGRYNPTGEYIRAWNQPSWTKEDVSGWVIIDSMMNLPLLYWAGLETGDSRFGDIAVRHANTILRYGLREDGSTNHIIVLNPKTGEFVDNPRGQGFASGSSWSRGQAWALYGFALSYRYTGEKKFLDASKRSAHYCIANLSLNDWLPVVDFRSPEHFAKFDSTAGMAIAAGLLELAEHVDEYEKELYDKSAVKILKACESKFCNWNPEEDGIVTGGTVLYHSKENANVPIIYGDYFFAEAVMRLRGKHILLW, translated from the coding sequence ATGGAAGTTCCAAATTGGCTGGACGGTGTATTTGATAAGCTAAAGACGAAAGTAAAACAAGAAGCTGAGAGGCTCAATGATATCATACCGTATATACCCAAAGATGGGAAATACAGGGATATAGATACCAGGGAAGGTATCTATATGTGGACCAATGGTTTTTGGGCGGGAATTCTCTGGCACTTATTTTATGAGACAGGGGATTGTATCTATGCTGATACTGCCAGGAAAATTGAAACAAGATTGGACGGGGCCCTTCATGGATTCGAAGGACTGTATCATGATGTAGGGTTTATGTTTTCATTATCTGCGGTTGCCGATTACCGTATTACAGAGAACAGGCAGTCAAAAATACGGGGGCTCCATGCGGCTACAATTTTAGCCGGGCGATATAATCCTACCGGAGAATACATACGGGCCTGGAATCAGCCTTCATGGACAAAAGAAGATGTATCAGGATGGGTTATTATTGACAGCATGATGAATTTACCGCTGTTATATTGGGCCGGTTTGGAAACAGGTGATTCAAGATTTGGAGACATCGCCGTCCGCCATGCAAATACAATCTTACGGTATGGACTAAGGGAAGACGGGAGCACGAATCATATCATTGTGCTAAACCCGAAGACAGGGGAGTTTGTGGATAATCCAAGGGGACAAGGGTTTGCTTCCGGTTCATCTTGGAGCAGAGGCCAGGCATGGGCATTATACGGATTTGCCTTAAGCTATCGATATACAGGAGAAAAAAAGTTTTTGGATGCTTCAAAACGTTCTGCCCACTATTGTATTGCGAATCTGTCATTGAATGACTGGCTGCCGGTAGTAGATTTCCGTTCTCCGGAGCATTTTGCAAAATTTGATTCAACTGCAGGAATGGCGATTGCGGCAGGATTGCTTGAGCTGGCGGAACATGTGGATGAATATGAGAAGGAATTGTATGATAAATCGGCAGTCAAAATTTTGAAAGCCTGTGAAAGTAAGTTCTGTAATTGGAACCCTGAGGAAGATGGTATTGTTACAGGAGGAACCGTCCTTTATCACAGCAAAGAAAATGCAAATGTTCCGATTATTTACGGAGATTACTTTTTTGCAGAAGCGGTTATGCGTTTGAGAGGGAAGCATATTTTGCTGTGGTAA